One part of the Paenibacillus silvisoli genome encodes these proteins:
- a CDS encoding YIP1 family protein — translation MVRFRWITLLVAAALLFGSTTAYADVPYPTFTIDDKGHGIMMQNAYMPVGAIDGYSIFGENEALSNGKVELNDPQDIFVDNEDHVYIADTGNARIVELDSWGNFIRIIGDGELKQPKGVFVTEEQDVYVADYGKQSIVVFGKDGKLKQTIGKPKSKLYGKDTPFKPQKVIVDKRGSIYIIGEGLVQGLVRLDKEGKFLGYFGGNRAGFNLLKTLQRMFYTKKQLSQMTREMPISPTNLSVDNEGLIYTSTTGINGGAIKKLNVAGKDLLGGTWALNQISDITTDSMGNIYAVDAGEGMILEYNRDGNLMFVFSYNDTGEQRLGLLSAPTGISVTSDGRLLVLSGERGNVTVYQQTAFTKLVHQALGLYLDGKYVQSLEPWNEVLRQNSLFSLAHTGIGLAYFKEGKYQEAFEKFEFSKNKKEYSNAYWELRREWIMNHAVDVAVTFFAAIIALMAIRFAYRKYKFGKPVVVVWLKVTRQWFIAQLLHTFRMLRHPIEGYYELEHNNKASVLSASVLLVVLFGVRLFGLYTTNFLFATMEPLQINIVTELLKLIIPLFAWVISNYLVSVINDGEGSFKNIYKGTIYALSPYIIFAIPLAIMSRGLTLMEGVIYNYSYNFVILWCALLMFIMVKEIHGYEIKETVRNIILTLIGMIIMAFVAFILFGLSNQVWEFVYSLFQEVNLRVQ, via the coding sequence ATGGTTAGATTCAGATGGATCACACTTCTCGTTGCGGCTGCGCTATTGTTTGGCTCGACTACCGCTTATGCGGACGTGCCATATCCTACCTTCACGATCGATGATAAAGGTCATGGCATTATGATGCAGAACGCCTACATGCCAGTAGGCGCAATCGACGGGTACAGCATTTTTGGGGAAAATGAAGCGCTTAGCAACGGGAAAGTGGAGTTGAACGACCCGCAAGATATTTTCGTGGATAACGAAGACCATGTCTATATTGCCGATACCGGCAATGCCCGAATTGTGGAATTGGACTCATGGGGGAATTTCATTCGCATTATCGGCGATGGCGAGCTAAAGCAGCCGAAAGGCGTATTCGTAACGGAAGAACAAGATGTTTACGTTGCGGATTACGGCAAGCAAAGCATCGTCGTGTTCGGCAAGGACGGCAAATTGAAGCAGACGATCGGCAAGCCGAAATCGAAGCTTTATGGTAAAGATACGCCGTTCAAGCCGCAAAAGGTCATCGTCGATAAACGCGGCAGCATCTACATTATCGGCGAAGGTCTTGTCCAAGGTCTCGTCCGGTTGGACAAGGAAGGCAAATTCCTTGGCTATTTCGGCGGCAACCGCGCAGGCTTCAACCTGTTGAAGACGCTGCAGCGCATGTTCTACACGAAGAAGCAGCTGAGCCAAATGACGCGCGAGATGCCGATCTCGCCGACGAACCTCTCGGTTGACAATGAAGGCCTTATTTATACGAGTACGACAGGCATCAACGGCGGCGCCATCAAGAAGCTGAACGTCGCGGGCAAGGATTTGCTCGGCGGCACATGGGCGCTCAATCAGATTTCCGACATAACGACCGACTCGATGGGCAATATTTACGCGGTCGACGCGGGCGAAGGCATGATCCTGGAATATAACCGCGACGGCAACCTGATGTTCGTATTCAGCTACAACGATACGGGCGAGCAGCGTCTAGGCTTGCTGAGCGCTCCGACTGGCATTTCGGTTACATCGGACGGACGGCTGCTCGTCCTGAGCGGCGAGCGCGGCAATGTGACGGTGTACCAGCAGACGGCGTTTACGAAGCTGGTTCATCAGGCGCTAGGTCTTTATTTGGACGGCAAATACGTACAAAGTCTTGAGCCGTGGAATGAAGTGCTGCGTCAGAATAGTTTGTTCTCTCTAGCGCATACCGGTATCGGCCTCGCTTACTTTAAAGAAGGCAAATATCAGGAAGCTTTCGAGAAATTCGAGTTTTCCAAAAACAAGAAAGAGTATTCCAACGCATACTGGGAGCTTCGCCGCGAATGGATCATGAACCACGCGGTCGACGTTGCGGTCACGTTCTTCGCTGCAATTATCGCTTTGATGGCGATTCGATTCGCTTACCGGAAGTACAAATTCGGTAAACCTGTCGTAGTCGTATGGCTGAAGGTAACGCGCCAATGGTTCATTGCCCAGCTGCTGCATACGTTCCGTATGCTGCGGCACCCGATCGAAGGCTACTACGAGCTGGAGCATAACAACAAGGCATCGGTGTTGTCAGCCAGTGTATTGCTAGTCGTTCTGTTCGGCGTTCGTTTGTTCGGTCTATATACGACGAACTTCCTGTTCGCAACGATGGAGCCGCTGCAGATCAACATCGTGACCGAGCTGCTTAAGCTGATCATTCCGCTGTTCGCTTGGGTGATTTCCAACTACCTCGTCAGCGTCATCAACGACGGCGAAGGCAGCTTCAAGAACATTTATAAAGGGACGATTTACGCGCTGTCCCCTTACATTATTTTCGCGATTCCGCTGGCGATCATGTCGCGGGGCCTTACCCTGATGGAGGGCGTTATCTACAACTACTCCTATAATTTCGTCATTCTGTGGTGCGCGCTTCTCATGTTCATCATGGTGAAGGAAATCCACGGCTACGAAATCAAGGAGACGGTTCGGAACATCATTCTCACGCTTATCGGCATGATCATTATGGCATTCGTCGCATTTATCCTGTTCGGCTTGTCGAACCAGGTGTGGGAATTTGTTTACTCGTTATTCCAAGAGGTGAATTTGCGTGTCCAATAA
- a CDS encoding DUF5696 domain-containing protein: protein MSNKKKPIVLVAGTALAAFGLYQFAYGATVEHQSTEGQSKIVLNKEEGSFPYRSNNYTMPEKAAGAIASRTIPADYKKIGESGSLELYMSNASLAIMVKNKQTGYVWASTPNDADLQSAQLNEEWQTAIKSPILLEYYNADEMLSTGNYLSLGGKVDGTEPIEQGVRVKLTFETLNAGLALEVKIENDSLVVTFPQDSMWEKGDNKIASLQAYPFLGAVHKADIPGYMFIPDRTGALIRFNKGHSRFDEPYVGKIYGTDYTSDGNSNTGRTSVPVFGVVHGAGQNGVLGIVEDGRYNAKVVAYPSGVSTDFYWVSPKFEVRYGYFQPTSKSMGGYNTFQKESLKTNRQVRYKFLAGKDADYVGMAKSYRTYLQEKGELVKEKLTKPKEDVPMQLRLLGGETEPSAFGAKVVPMTTFDQAKTIVDSLAKNGITNLKTVLEGWNDGGLNGERPAEFPVESKLGGASGLKDLKKYLEGKDIPLYLYNNYTIAFEKSDRINFKSDAVRAINNEINEFPFFGFGDSDFFDDIMARDINPSKSVKLAKEDAEEMKDLGVDGLALDITGSTLVSDYNKKHPFTREQTVDAYRELAANVKENVNELAVYQANDYLWKYTDTFFGMGSGSSQYMYETDTVPFLQIVLHGYIDYFSWPSNSASSPREDTLRMIDYGQYPAFLLTHEPYWKLRDTPSVDLLTTQYTDLEQPIKETYNAVNQALRKVQDATIEARVVPNYGISAVKYSNGVEIVVNYTSSDYTYNGVGVKAKSFAVIGGE, encoded by the coding sequence GTGTCCAATAAAAAGAAACCGATTGTCCTGGTCGCGGGTACCGCTCTCGCAGCGTTTGGATTGTATCAGTTTGCATACGGAGCTACGGTAGAGCATCAGTCCACCGAAGGTCAGAGCAAGATCGTTCTCAATAAAGAGGAAGGCTCATTCCCTTATCGCTCGAACAACTACACCATGCCGGAGAAAGCGGCCGGCGCGATCGCAAGCCGCACCATTCCGGCCGACTATAAGAAGATCGGCGAGTCTGGCTCGCTGGAGCTGTACATGTCGAACGCTTCGCTCGCCATTATGGTGAAGAACAAGCAGACCGGCTATGTATGGGCATCCACGCCGAACGACGCGGATTTGCAATCGGCACAGCTGAACGAAGAGTGGCAGACGGCCATCAAGTCGCCGATCTTGCTCGAATACTACAATGCCGACGAAATGCTGAGCACGGGCAACTACTTGTCGCTCGGCGGCAAAGTCGACGGCACGGAGCCGATCGAGCAAGGCGTGCGCGTGAAGCTTACGTTCGAAACGCTGAATGCCGGTCTTGCGCTTGAAGTGAAGATCGAGAACGACTCGCTTGTCGTGACGTTCCCGCAGGATTCGATGTGGGAGAAGGGCGACAACAAAATCGCTTCGCTCCAGGCGTATCCGTTCCTCGGCGCGGTTCACAAGGCGGATATCCCGGGCTATATGTTCATTCCGGACCGTACCGGCGCGCTGATCCGTTTCAACAAAGGGCATTCGCGGTTTGACGAGCCTTACGTCGGCAAGATTTACGGTACGGACTACACGTCGGACGGCAACAGCAACACGGGCCGCACGTCGGTTCCCGTATTCGGAGTCGTGCACGGCGCAGGCCAAAACGGCGTCCTCGGCATCGTCGAGGACGGCCGGTACAACGCCAAGGTCGTTGCGTATCCAAGCGGAGTGAGCACCGATTTCTATTGGGTCTCTCCGAAGTTTGAAGTCCGTTACGGCTACTTCCAGCCGACAAGTAAGTCGATGGGCGGCTACAACACGTTCCAGAAGGAATCGCTCAAGACGAACCGTCAGGTCCGGTATAAATTCCTGGCCGGCAAGGACGCGGATTATGTAGGGATGGCGAAGTCGTACAGAACGTACCTGCAGGAGAAAGGCGAGCTCGTCAAAGAAAAATTGACGAAGCCTAAAGAGGACGTTCCGATGCAGCTCCGCCTGCTGGGCGGCGAGACGGAACCGAGCGCGTTCGGCGCCAAGGTCGTTCCGATGACGACGTTCGATCAGGCGAAGACGATCGTCGACAGCCTGGCGAAGAACGGCATCACGAACTTGAAGACGGTGCTGGAGGGCTGGAATGACGGCGGCTTGAACGGCGAACGTCCTGCCGAGTTCCCGGTCGAGTCGAAGCTTGGCGGCGCTTCGGGTCTGAAAGACCTGAAGAAGTACCTGGAAGGCAAAGACATTCCGCTCTATCTGTACAATAACTATACGATCGCCTTTGAAAAATCCGACCGGATCAACTTCAAGTCCGACGCGGTTCGGGCGATCAATAACGAAATTAACGAGTTCCCGTTCTTCGGCTTTGGCGACAGCGATTTCTTCGACGATATTATGGCGCGGGACATTAACCCGAGCAAATCGGTTAAGCTGGCGAAGGAAGATGCCGAGGAAATGAAGGATCTTGGCGTGGATGGGCTGGCGCTCGACATTACGGGCAGCACCCTCGTTTCCGACTACAACAAGAAGCACCCGTTCACGCGCGAGCAAACCGTGGACGCGTACCGCGAGCTTGCCGCGAACGTCAAAGAAAACGTGAACGAGCTGGCGGTGTATCAAGCGAACGACTATTTGTGGAAATACACGGATACGTTCTTCGGCATGGGCAGCGGCTCCTCGCAGTACATGTATGAAACGGATACGGTTCCGTTCCTGCAAATCGTGCTGCATGGCTACATCGATTACTTCAGCTGGCCGTCCAACTCGGCCTCCAGCCCGCGCGAGGATACGCTGCGCATGATCGATTACGGTCAATATCCGGCGTTCCTGCTGACGCATGAGCCTTACTGGAAGCTGAGAGACACGCCTTCGGTGGACCTGCTGACAACGCAATATACCGATTTGGAGCAACCGATCAAAGAAACCTACAATGCCGTGAATCAAGCGCTGCGCAAGGTCCAAGACGCAACGATCGAAGCGCGCGTCGTGCCGAATTACGGCATCTCGGCGGTCAAATATTCAAACGGTGTGGAAATCGTTGTAAACTATACGTCCAGCGACTACACATACAACGGAGTCGGCGTCAAGGCGAAGAGCTTCGCTGTCATCGGGGGTGAGTAA